A genomic window from Solanum stenotomum isolate F172 chromosome 10, ASM1918654v1, whole genome shotgun sequence includes:
- the LOC125878382 gene encoding protein HAIKU1-like: MDNPDRPNNRSLDYLGVNKLGKNIKKSPIHQPNFNNANSARQQAQPQVYNINKNDFRSIVQQLTGSPSQEPQPRPPHNPPKPPSMRLQRIRPPPLAPINRPRIPMHPPAPMPAPSQLSGPAPGVAYTSNFVRPPPQYGQPSPPMLPPITPGDAWANTAESPISAYMRYLQNSIMDPGATQTQLQGPAHTQAYPPSSGFLPNPTMPPFPSPRMNGPPPLPSPRMNGPPLLPSPRMNGPPLLPLPRTNGPPSLPPPRMNGPHPPFPSPRMNGPPPPLPSPGINGPTFLPSPTSQFLMQSPTGFFNMLSPRSPYPLLSPGVQRPPPLTPNFSFSHMAQPGILGPGPQFPPSPGYGFPLSPSGFFPITSPRWRDQ; encoded by the coding sequence ATGGATAATCCAGATCGTCCTAACAATCGAAGTCTTGATTATTTAGGTGTGAATAAATTGGGgaagaatataaagaaaagtccTATACACCAACCCAATTTCAATAATGCAAATAGCGCGAGACAACAAGCTCAACCCCAAGTTTATAATATCAACAAAAATGATTTTCGGAGTATTGTTCAGCAGTTGACTGGTTCGCCATCTCAAGAACCTCAACCTAGACCTCCTCATAATCCACCAAAGCCTCCTAGTATGAGATTGCAAAGGATTCGACCTCCCCCTTTGGCACCAATTAATCGCCCCCGAATTCCCATGCACCCCCCAGCTCCAATGCCAGCCCCAAGTCAACTGTCAGGTCCTGCACCTGGTGTTGCATACACTAGCAATTTTGTGAGACCTCCTCCTCAGTATGGTCAGCCATCTCCTCCCATGTTACCACCCATTACCCCTGGTGATGCTTGGGCTAATACAGCAGAGTCTCCAATCTCAGCTTACATGCGTTACCTTCAAAATTCGATAATGGATCCAGGGGCTACACAAACACAACTTCAAGGCCCTGCTCATACTCAAGCATATCCTCCATCCTCCGGCTTTCTTCCTAATCCTACAATGCCACCGTTTCCCTCTCCTAGAATGAATGGCCCGCCACCACTTCCTTCTCCTAGAATGAATGGCCCACCTCTCCTCCCATCGCCTAGAATGAATGGCCCGCCTCTCCTCCCATTGCCTAGAACAAATGGTCCACCTTCTCTCCCACCCCCTCGAATGAATGGTCCACATCCTCCTTTCCCATCTCCTAGGATGAATGGTCCGCCTCCACCTCTTCCATCTCCGGGAATAAATGGGCCAACTTTTTTGCCTTCACCCACTTCTCAGTTCCTTATGCAATCACCCACTGGCTTCTTCAACATGTTATCTCCTCGATCACCTTATCCATTGCTTTCTCCTGGTGTGCAGCGTCCTCCACCATTGACTCCGAATTTCTCCTTTTCTCACATGGCTCAGCCTGGGATTTTAGGCCCTGGACCACAATTTCCCCCATCTCCTGGTTATGGATTTCCTTTGTCGCCGTCAGGATTCTTTCCTATAACAAGTCCAAGATGGAGGGATCAGTAG